In Nitrospinota bacterium, a single genomic region encodes these proteins:
- a CDS encoding AMP-binding protein: MALEFYNYIKTHAENIPDHPAIIDGDQTLTYRELLEQVEKFSSALTGLDLNPHSKLGIFCLNQKEYLIAFLGALHKGLPIVPFNFLLGPEDLVFITKNAGVDTLVVDSMFIKKETLPFFQMFLHKIVVGEVDLAPLGPGTLAFEDFLLLGNHKEGPHSKDPSIPDTIFYTSGTTGRPKGVMLNEKQFNTNCDGFLEHLEISGKDRAIVALPLFHSFGNIMSLVLLRQGATLILLRQFAPKTILATVTKHQATLLPLVPTIYSFLLDIFARGGYDVSSLRACISGGASLPEVLHERVRDILGTAVLEGYGLTETSPVIAVNTFQNGGVPGSVGPVLKNLQLKIVDETGQPVKQGDVGEIWVQGETVMQGYWQNPKETEEILTSDGWLKTGDLGHMDANNLLYISAGRKKDLIIRAGENVAPLTIENVMMNHPGILEVAAIGIPDDRLGEKVKVCVVLREGATADAHALKEFCRKRLPAFMIPDSIQFYESLPKNATGKILKTKLRES, encoded by the coding sequence ATGGCGCTTGAATTTTATAATTATATCAAAACCCACGCTGAAAACATTCCCGATCATCCGGCCATTATTGACGGCGACCAAACCCTCACCTATCGTGAACTTTTGGAGCAGGTTGAAAAGTTCTCCAGCGCCTTGACCGGACTCGACCTCAACCCGCACAGCAAGCTGGGGATTTTTTGCCTGAATCAAAAGGAGTACCTGATTGCCTTTCTGGGCGCATTACACAAAGGTCTGCCCATTGTTCCGTTTAATTTCCTTCTGGGCCCGGAGGATCTGGTTTTCATCACTAAAAATGCCGGGGTTGATACTCTGGTGGTGGACTCGATGTTTATAAAAAAAGAAACCCTGCCCTTTTTCCAGATGTTCCTGCACAAAATTGTGGTCGGAGAAGTCGACCTCGCGCCATTGGGACCCGGCACCCTGGCCTTCGAGGATTTTTTACTACTTGGCAACCACAAGGAAGGCCCGCACAGCAAGGACCCATCCATTCCCGACACGATTTTTTATACTTCCGGCACCACGGGCCGTCCTAAGGGAGTGATGCTCAACGAGAAGCAATTCAACACCAATTGTGACGGGTTTCTGGAGCATTTGGAAATTTCCGGTAAAGACCGGGCCATCGTCGCCCTGCCGTTATTTCATTCTTTTGGCAACATCATGTCTCTCGTGCTTTTGCGGCAGGGAGCCACACTGATCCTGTTAAGACAATTTGCTCCAAAAACCATTCTTGCCACCGTCACCAAACACCAGGCCACCCTGCTTCCGTTGGTACCGACGATTTATTCCTTCCTCCTTGATATCTTTGCACGCGGCGGTTACGACGTTTCCTCACTCCGCGCTTGCATCTCAGGAGGCGCTTCGTTGCCGGAAGTCTTGCACGAAAGAGTCCGGGACATTCTTGGGACCGCCGTGCTGGAAGGCTACGGGCTCACCGAGACCTCTCCCGTGATCGCCGTCAACACCTTTCAAAATGGAGGTGTTCCCGGTTCGGTAGGCCCGGTGCTGAAAAATTTACAACTTAAAATCGTTGACGAAACGGGGCAACCTGTCAAGCAAGGAGATGTGGGGGAAATCTGGGTACAGGGAGAAACGGTCATGCAGGGGTATTGGCAAAACCCAAAGGAAACCGAAGAAATCTTAACCAGCGACGGGTGGTTAAAAACCGGAGACCTCGGCCATATGGATGCAAACAACCTGCTTTATATTTCGGCGGGCAGGAAAAAAGACCTCATCATCCGCGCCGGGGAGAACGTCGCTCCACTCACCATTGAAAACGTGATGATGAACCATCCGGGAATCTTGGAAGTAGCCGCCATCGGCATCCCCGATGACCGGCTGGGGGAAAAGGTCAAAGTCTGCGTTGTCTTAAGAGAAGGCGCCACGGCCGATGCACATGCGCTCAAGGAGTTCTGCAGAAAACGGCTTCCGGCTTTCATGATTCCCGACAGCATCCAGTTCTATGAATCGCTTCCCAAAAACGCCACCGGGAAAATTCTTAAAACCAAATTGCGGGAATCATGA
- a CDS encoding tetratricopeptide repeat protein yields MFTSLLLIGILLGAAPIKTPEEIQARVDYFKRLQEGDSLLAGRKLEQARLAYQEAAELLPSHWNPYFKLGASWNVQGNLDQANAFYAKGLQLNPTHTVALTNYGNNLNFMGKLEEAESKLKDAIRAWPFNKIAYDALAQVYIKMQKPDQAVAELKRALDMDPNYGAGHVNLAVAYTLLNRGEMAVAHLNRAVALGIKGPVIDQLVSLYNKETSGAKPQ; encoded by the coding sequence ATGTTCACGTCCCTGTTATTGATTGGAATTCTACTTGGGGCCGCTCCCATAAAAACACCGGAAGAAATTCAAGCCAGGGTGGACTATTTTAAGCGGTTGCAGGAAGGAGACTCCCTGTTGGCGGGCAGAAAATTGGAACAGGCGCGATTGGCTTATCAGGAAGCGGCTGAATTATTGCCTTCGCACTGGAACCCCTACTTCAAATTAGGGGCGAGTTGGAATGTGCAGGGCAATCTGGATCAGGCCAATGCGTTTTACGCCAAAGGGTTGCAGTTGAATCCGACTCATACCGTGGCGTTGACCAATTATGGCAATAACCTGAATTTTATGGGAAAATTAGAAGAGGCGGAAAGCAAGCTGAAAGACGCCATCCGCGCCTGGCCCTTCAATAAAATCGCCTATGACGCCCTGGCGCAGGTGTATATTAAAATGCAAAAACCGGATCAGGCGGTGGCCGAACTCAAGCGGGCGTTGGACATGGACCCGAATTACGGAGCCGGGCACGTCAACCTGGCGGTGGCGTATACTCTGTTAAATAGAGGGGAGATGGCCGTAGCGCATCTGAATCGGGCCGTAGCGCTGGGTATCAAAGGCCCTGTGATCGATCAACTGGTAAGTTTGTACAATAAAGAAACTTCTGGCGCGAAGCCGCAATAA
- the rfbB gene encoding dTDP-glucose 4,6-dehydratase, with translation MKSHFVTGGAGFIGCNFILNLLTSDDVKVLNYDKLTYAGNLESLASVASHPNYAFEAGDICDPDRVSQLLEAHQPDAIINFAAESHVDRSIDGPAPFIETNITGTFKLLEAARKYWSALKGEKKAGFRFLHVSTDEVFGSLGATGYFTEETPYAPNSPYAASKASSDHLVRSYHQTYGLPVLTTNCSNNYGPCQFPEKLVPLMIHNALTGKPLPVYGDGQQIRDWLYVEDHCRAILAVLEKGRLGEVYNIGGSNEKANLEMVHTLCSLLDEMAPKSSFKPHKSLIKFVADRPGHDRRYAIDSGKIQRELGWSPKETFDTGLRKTIQWYLENQTWVERVMSGAYRGERLGLGS, from the coding sequence ATGAAATCCCATTTTGTGACCGGCGGCGCTGGTTTTATCGGCTGCAATTTCATTTTAAACCTGCTTACCTCCGATGACGTCAAAGTTCTCAATTACGACAAATTAACCTATGCCGGGAATCTGGAATCCCTCGCATCCGTTGCCTCGCATCCGAACTATGCCTTCGAGGCAGGCGATATCTGCGACCCCGATCGCGTTTCCCAATTGCTGGAAGCACACCAGCCGGATGCCATTATCAACTTTGCGGCGGAATCGCATGTCGACCGCTCCATAGACGGTCCGGCGCCGTTCATTGAAACTAATATTACGGGAACCTTCAAACTCCTGGAAGCCGCCCGCAAGTACTGGAGTGCGCTCAAAGGTGAAAAGAAAGCCGGTTTCCGGTTTCTGCACGTGTCCACCGATGAAGTGTTCGGGTCTCTTGGGGCAACGGGATATTTTACCGAAGAAACCCCGTATGCACCCAACTCCCCGTATGCCGCTTCAAAAGCTTCCTCTGACCATCTGGTGAGGTCTTACCACCAGACTTACGGGCTTCCGGTTCTGACCACAAACTGCTCCAACAATTACGGCCCCTGCCAGTTTCCAGAGAAACTGGTTCCGTTGATGATTCATAATGCATTGACAGGAAAGCCGCTTCCGGTTTATGGCGATGGACAACAAATCCGCGACTGGCTTTATGTCGAAGATCATTGCCGCGCCATTCTTGCGGTTCTCGAAAAAGGCCGCCTGGGCGAAGTGTACAACATTGGCGGAAGCAACGAAAAGGCCAATCTTGAAATGGTCCACACTCTGTGCAGTCTCCTCGATGAAATGGCGCCAAAGTCTTCTTTTAAGCCGCACAAATCACTCATCAAATTCGTTGCTGATCGACCGGGGCACGACCGTCGCTATGCCATTGATTCAGGGAAAATACAACGCGAGCTGGGCTGGAGTCCAAAGGAAACATTTGATACCGGACTTCGTAAAACCATCCAATGGTATCTGGAAAACCAGACCTGGGTCGAGCGGGTGATGTCTGGAGCCTATCGCGGCGAACGGTTGGGACTCGGCTCTTAG
- a CDS encoding tetratricopeptide repeat protein, whose amino-acid sequence MLAGKIFAAMGKESLAIEAFKSVQGNPSAEARAHNNLGILYIQSKKPEQAILEFNNAVSLNPNLPDAHYNLAVLLLDTKGNPNQARQHLEVALQLNDDPARREAIQKRLREMQK is encoded by the coding sequence TTGTTAGCAGGTAAAATTTTCGCGGCAATGGGAAAAGAGAGTCTGGCAATAGAAGCTTTCAAAAGCGTGCAGGGAAACCCATCAGCCGAGGCCAGAGCGCATAACAATCTGGGGATTTTGTACATTCAAAGCAAAAAACCGGAACAAGCAATTCTGGAGTTTAACAACGCCGTTTCCCTCAATCCCAATTTGCCGGACGCGCATTACAACCTGGCCGTTCTTCTGCTGGATACTAAAGGCAACCCCAATCAGGCCCGCCAACATCTGGAGGTGGCGTTGCAATTAAATGATGACCCGGCCCGCCGCGAAGCCATCCAAAAACGGTTGCGGGAGATGCAGAAATGA
- a CDS encoding SUMF1/EgtB/PvdO family nonheme iron enzyme has translation MLWPAQAFSGIAETLASGDVALEKKEYSVAEKLFSQALETDPENFRVMKSLAETKIGLKKYQEANDLIDRLLAMKVSNGRQVLVTLEGETEALEAELVDETVILEEADKNNMRNYLNPASSEPVAHYRFFFLKTGKMELVPKHRATFKYIGVPRQDRVYVQEMQSDVKIQLIQAEGSGAPTEMVSIEAGCFQMGSDKGAQDEQPVHEVCVSAFKMDKFEVTQRQFQQTMNTNSSRFKGADLPVESTTWIEADIYCTKVGKRLPTEAEWEYAARAGSTTNFYWGDEFDPKKANYCDQSCSANLRDPNNSDEFAFTAPVGSFPPNAYGLHDMAGNVNEWVADWMETNYYRMSPKKDPKGAFRSERVMHGGTNNKIFRGGSWTTGASDLRPSNRKAMWVDYRIDSVGFRCAVDF, from the coding sequence ATGTTATGGCCTGCTCAGGCTTTTAGTGGGATTGCTGAAACTCTCGCTTCCGGCGATGTGGCTCTAGAGAAGAAGGAATATTCCGTCGCGGAAAAATTATTTTCCCAGGCGTTGGAGACGGACCCGGAAAATTTTCGCGTTATGAAGTCTCTCGCCGAAACAAAGATCGGTTTGAAAAAGTATCAGGAAGCCAATGATTTGATCGACCGGCTTCTGGCAATGAAGGTTTCCAACGGCAGACAAGTTCTCGTGACCCTTGAAGGGGAGACGGAAGCGCTGGAAGCAGAATTGGTGGATGAAACCGTTATTTTGGAAGAAGCCGACAAGAACAATATGCGAAACTACCTGAATCCGGCAAGTTCCGAACCCGTTGCCCATTACCGGTTTTTCTTTTTAAAAACTGGGAAGATGGAATTGGTCCCAAAGCACAGGGCGACGTTTAAATACATTGGCGTGCCGCGGCAAGATAGGGTGTATGTGCAGGAAATGCAAAGCGATGTCAAAATTCAATTGATTCAGGCGGAAGGTTCCGGCGCACCGACTGAAATGGTTAGCATCGAAGCGGGTTGTTTTCAAATGGGCAGTGATAAAGGCGCTCAAGATGAACAACCGGTGCATGAAGTTTGCGTTTCGGCATTTAAAATGGATAAGTTTGAAGTGACCCAGAGACAATTCCAGCAAACTATGAATACCAATTCTTCGCGTTTTAAAGGAGCCGATCTGCCCGTTGAAAGCACCACTTGGATTGAAGCGGATATCTACTGTACCAAGGTTGGCAAGCGTCTGCCTACCGAAGCGGAATGGGAATACGCCGCCCGAGCGGGGTCTACAACCAACTTCTATTGGGGAGATGAGTTTGATCCTAAAAAGGCCAACTATTGCGACCAATCCTGCTCGGCAAATTTAAGAGACCCAAATAACTCTGACGAGTTTGCATTCACCGCCCCGGTAGGGTCTTTTCCTCCCAATGCCTATGGCCTTCACGACATGGCCGGCAATGTCAACGAATGGGTTGCCGATTGGATGGAAACCAACTATTACCGGATGAGCCCTAAGAAAGATCCAAAGGGTGCGTTTCGATCGGAACGCGTCATGCATGGTGGAACCAATAACAAAATTTTTAGAGGCGGTTCTTGGACAACCGGCGCTTCCGATTTGCGACCCTCAAACCGCAAAGCTATGTGGGTGGACTACCGGATTGATAGCGTGGGATTTCGCTGTGCGGTGGATTTTTAA
- a CDS encoding glycosyltransferase family 2 protein: MDKTNPVAVIIVNWNLGKDLEKCLAALTHQTRPPQEVIVVDNASSDDSLSGIEEQFPHVELIRLHDNTGFSHANNLGAEKVKACDWIAFLNPDAFAEPNWLENLIRAAEGKPEFSFFGSHMLRHGAADAMDGTGDIYHVSGLAWRRDHGLSASKTNRRTDEIFSACAAAAMIQKDIFLEAGGFDETFHSYFEDVDLGFRIRLAGHRCLYVADAVVAHVGSGSTHRTSDYAVYHGNRNLVWAYVKNMPSYLLWIYLPQHLLANIAALLWFTIQGKGKVIFRAKWDAVKGLPRVLAQRKTIQGNLKVSVREIRRVLVKGWFLPYSKRKRAV; encoded by the coding sequence ATGGATAAAACGAATCCGGTAGCAGTCATCATTGTGAACTGGAACTTGGGCAAAGATCTGGAGAAATGCCTTGCCGCGCTGACCCATCAAACCCGCCCGCCGCAGGAAGTGATCGTCGTGGACAATGCGAGTTCAGATGATTCGCTCTCAGGAATTGAGGAACAATTCCCACATGTCGAATTGATCCGCCTCCATGACAATACCGGGTTTTCTCATGCCAACAACCTGGGTGCGGAAAAAGTGAAAGCCTGTGACTGGATCGCTTTTTTGAATCCAGATGCTTTTGCTGAACCTAATTGGCTGGAAAACCTGATCCGCGCCGCAGAAGGCAAGCCGGAGTTTTCATTTTTTGGCAGTCATATGTTGCGCCATGGGGCCGCCGATGCGATGGACGGAACCGGGGACATCTACCATGTCAGCGGTTTGGCCTGGCGGCGGGATCACGGTTTGAGTGCATCAAAAACCAATAGAAGGACGGATGAAATTTTTTCAGCCTGCGCGGCGGCGGCGATGATCCAGAAGGATATTTTTCTTGAGGCTGGTGGGTTTGACGAAACCTTTCATTCCTATTTTGAAGATGTCGATCTGGGTTTTAGAATCCGCTTGGCGGGGCATCGCTGTCTTTATGTTGCCGATGCCGTGGTGGCGCATGTGGGGTCCGGGTCCACGCACCGCACCAGCGATTACGCGGTCTATCATGGCAACCGCAATCTGGTTTGGGCCTATGTGAAAAATATGCCCAGTTACCTTTTATGGATTTATCTTCCCCAGCATTTGCTCGCCAATATCGCGGCTTTGCTTTGGTTCACGATCCAGGGAAAAGGCAAGGTTATCTTTCGGGCGAAGTGGGATGCCGTCAAGGGCCTGCCGAGAGTTCTCGCCCAGCGCAAAACAATCCAGGGCAATTTAAAAGTCTCAGTCCGCGAGATAAGAAGGGTGTTGGTCAAGGGCTGGTTCCTGCCTTACTCCAAACGCAAGAGAGCGGTTTAA